One genomic window of Candidatus Dormiibacterota bacterium includes the following:
- the rpsB gene encoding 30S ribosomal protein S2, giving the protein MSESKLKELLEAGAHFGHQTRRWNPKMGQFIFGVRGGIHIIDLTKTVDLLDSAAAIVKNVTEQGGKVLFVGTKRQARSIVAGEAGAAGMPYICERWLGGMLTNFRTIRSRINRLKEIEEGFESGDYEAKFNKKEQLRLKAEQDKLARIFNGIKNMDEMPRIVFVVDTAREDIAIAEANNLKIPVIAIADSNTNPDRIDYPIPANDDSIKSIKLITSTIAEAAAEGAKVYAKTAKEQADAEAAKAAEEPAKAAAK; this is encoded by the coding sequence TTGTCAGAGAGTAAACTAAAGGAGCTTTTAGAAGCCGGTGCCCACTTTGGCCACCAAACGCGACGCTGGAACCCTAAAATGGGCCAGTTTATTTTTGGCGTACGCGGCGGCATACACATCATAGATCTAACCAAGACAGTCGATTTGCTGGATTCAGCAGCTGCCATTGTTAAAAACGTAACTGAGCAGGGAGGCAAGGTGCTCTTCGTCGGTACCAAGCGCCAGGCGCGTTCAATCGTAGCCGGTGAGGCCGGGGCGGCCGGTATGCCCTACATCTGCGAGCGCTGGCTAGGCGGCATGCTGACCAATTTTCGTACTATCCGTTCGCGCATCAACCGGTTGAAGGAAATTGAAGAGGGTTTTGAGTCGGGTGATTACGAAGCCAAGTTTAATAAAAAAGAGCAGCTACGACTTAAGGCTGAGCAGGATAAACTGGCCAGAATCTTTAATGGCATTAAGAACATGGATGAGATGCCAAGGATTGTGTTTGTGGTAGATACTGCCAGAGAAGATATAGCGATTGCTGAGGCTAATAACTTAAAAATACCGGTCATTGCGATTGCCGACAGTAATACCAACCCGGACCGAATAGATTACCCGATTCCGGCAAATGATGACTCTATTAAATCCATTAAACTAATAACCAGCACGATTGCCGAAGCCGCAGCAGAAGGTGCAAAGGTATACGCAAAAACCGCCAAAGAGCAGGCTGATGCCGAGGCAGCCAAGGCAGCCGAAGAGCCAGCCAAAGCAGCAGCTAAGTAG
- the prfA gene encoding peptide chain release factor 1, with product MDTTETKIRQEYEELQRQMSDASLAGTPEGAKLAKRQAELAPLIALYDQQRQIQQDLAALNDPEMAELVAVELPLLEQKLAEIQGRLQVALVPKDPNDEKNVIMELRAGAGGDESSLFAAELYRMYVRYSETRRWKTEILSESPNDVGGYKEIIFAIKGDGAYSQLKYESGVHRVQRVPATESQGRVHTSTVTVAVLPEAEESELEINEGDLRVDVFRSGGHGGQSVNTTDSAVRITHLPTGLVVTCQDEKSQLKNKQKAMGVLRSRLLAQKLEEEQKANREARLNQIGTGDRSEKIRTYNFPQDRVTDHRISRSQRGLTQYMAGNIDDMIEALQQEDAIRKLESAAP from the coding sequence ATGGATACAACTGAAACTAAAATTAGACAGGAATACGAAGAGCTGCAGCGCCAAATGAGTGATGCCAGCCTAGCCGGTACACCTGAAGGAGCCAAGCTGGCCAAACGGCAGGCAGAATTAGCGCCTCTTATAGCTCTTTATGATCAGCAGCGTCAGATTCAGCAGGACCTAGCTGCCCTGAACGACCCAGAGATGGCCGAACTGGTAGCCGTCGAGCTCCCCCTGCTGGAGCAAAAACTAGCCGAAATCCAAGGCCGTTTGCAGGTAGCATTGGTGCCCAAAGACCCGAATGATGAAAAAAACGTGATAATGGAGCTCCGCGCCGGCGCCGGAGGCGATGAATCGAGCCTGTTTGCAGCTGAGCTTTACCGCATGTATGTGCGCTACAGCGAAACAAGGCGATGGAAGACCGAGATCTTAAGCGAAAGCCCGAACGATGTTGGCGGATATAAAGAAATAATTTTTGCCATTAAGGGCGATGGCGCGTACAGCCAGCTAAAGTATGAATCTGGCGTACACCGTGTGCAGCGAGTACCGGCTACAGAAAGCCAAGGCCGGGTGCATACTTCTACAGTTACTGTTGCCGTTCTGCCTGAGGCTGAAGAATCAGAACTGGAAATTAACGAGGGAGATCTGCGCGTAGATGTCTTCCGCTCAGGCGGCCATGGTGGGCAGTCGGTGAACACTACCGATTCAGCCGTACGCATTACCCACTTACCGACTGGCTTAGTGGTAACTTGCCAAGATGAGAAAAGCCAGCTTAAAAACAAACAAAAGGCTATGGGGGTACTGCGCTCACGCCTGCTGGCCCAAAAGCTTGAAGAAGAACAAAAAGCCAACCGAGAGGCTCGACTGAACCAAATCGGTACCGGTGACCGCTCCGAGAAAATTCGCACCTACAACTTCCCTCAAGATAGAGTTACCGACCACCGCATTAGCCGCTCCCAGCGTGGTTTGACCCAGTATATGGCCGGTAATATAGACGATATGATAGAAGCCTTGCAGCAAGAAGACGCTATACGCAAGCTAGAATCAGCCGCCCCATGA
- the prmC gene encoding peptide chain release factor N(5)-glutamine methyltransferase yields the protein MTARKLLESAETKLKSLGISSAKLDAEIMLAYILKTDRSRLLAHLEKSPTAVDARRFDVLVQKRLRRIPLSQIIHQKQFYGLDFYINKHVLTPRAETEKMVELAIKYTPKNAHLLDVGTGCGAIAIAIAKQRPDLKVTATDVSRLALAIAIKNARLHQVDIKFHESNLLDCIKGEFSAVTANLPYLEDKADLMPEVKHEPRVALLGGNDGLRLYREFFTQLPPHLEQDAYVFTESDPWQQEVLVEEAAKIGLKPIKKEYFITVLGRS from the coding sequence ATGACAGCCCGAAAGCTGCTAGAAAGTGCTGAGACTAAATTAAAATCACTCGGTATCTCAAGCGCCAAGCTCGATGCCGAAATTATGCTGGCGTATATACTAAAAACCGATCGCAGCCGACTCCTAGCCCATCTGGAAAAAAGTCCTACAGCAGTAGACGCCAGGCGTTTTGATGTGCTGGTGCAAAAGCGTTTAAGACGAATCCCTCTCTCTCAAATTATTCACCAGAAACAGTTTTACGGTTTAGACTTCTATATTAATAAACATGTCCTAACCCCCAGAGCCGAAACCGAAAAAATGGTGGAACTTGCCATTAAGTACACACCCAAAAATGCGCATTTGCTCGATGTCGGCACCGGCTGCGGAGCAATCGCTATTGCAATTGCCAAACAGCGACCAGATCTTAAAGTAACCGCCACCGACGTCAGTCGCCTGGCCCTAGCTATAGCCATTAAAAACGCCCGATTACACCAAGTAGATATTAAGTTCCATGAAAGTAATCTGCTAGATTGTATTAAAGGTGAGTTCTCAGCCGTTACCGCTAACCTGCCCTATCTGGAAGATAAGGCCGATTTGATGCCAGAGGTTAAGCACGAACCTAGAGTGGCTCTGTTGGGAGGTAATGATGGATTAAGGCTATATCGCGAATTCTTTACGCAACTCCCCCCTCACTTAGAGCAAGACGCTTATGTGTTTACAGAATCCGACCCATGGCAGCAAGAGGTATTAGTAGAAGAGGCTGCCAAAATAGGACTAAAGCCAATTAAGAAAGAATATTTTATTACTGTTCTTGGGCGGTCTTAG
- a CDS encoding trypsin-like peptidase domain-containing protein, which produces MAKETTKNQTANEDGLPYPVAKKIVTLSLFFGVLGGLVGGYVMVKYAPIAGIKQVLLQENSATVQVAKKVSPSVVSITSETSIRSFFGTSSTQQGAGTGVILSADGLILTNKHVVPEGASSFSVFTSDGKEYKDAKVIARDSQNDLAFIRISANGLTPAELGDSGSVQVGQTVIAIGNALGQFENTVTKGVISAIGRPVVAGDGEGGQQEQLQNLIQTDAAINPGNSGGPLVNISGQVVGINTAVAGEAENIGFAIPINEAKQAYESLKSRGKIVRPYLGVRYMPITKELAASNSLPVSEGAYVTAGGEELAVIPGSPASKVGLREGDIIVKVVGKKVDNNNTLSSLISRRRVGEKVALTILRDGKELTIGATLEESPG; this is translated from the coding sequence ATGGCAAAAGAGACAACCAAAAATCAGACAGCAAACGAAGACGGTCTTCCTTACCCGGTTGCGAAAAAGATTGTTACCCTGAGCCTCTTTTTTGGTGTGCTAGGAGGTTTGGTAGGAGGGTACGTAATGGTCAAATACGCCCCTATTGCGGGCATCAAGCAGGTTCTTCTGCAAGAAAATTCAGCTACGGTCCAAGTGGCTAAAAAAGTATCACCAAGTGTGGTTTCAATAACTTCCGAGACCAGTATACGGAGCTTCTTCGGTACATCCAGCACCCAGCAAGGTGCTGGCACAGGCGTTATTCTATCGGCGGATGGCTTGATACTGACTAATAAACATGTGGTGCCAGAGGGCGCCAGTTCTTTCAGTGTCTTCACCTCGGATGGTAAAGAATATAAGGATGCTAAGGTTATAGCCCGCGATTCTCAGAACGACCTAGCTTTTATTAGAATCAGTGCTAACGGGCTGACACCAGCAGAGTTAGGAGATTCCGGCAGTGTGCAGGTAGGCCAAACGGTGATTGCGATTGGTAATGCCTTAGGGCAGTTTGAGAATACGGTGACAAAAGGCGTCATTTCGGCTATTGGCCGGCCAGTTGTAGCCGGAGATGGGGAGGGCGGCCAACAGGAACAGCTGCAGAATCTAATTCAGACAGACGCGGCTATTAACCCTGGTAATTCCGGAGGTCCTTTGGTGAATATAAGTGGCCAGGTAGTTGGCATTAATACGGCTGTGGCCGGTGAGGCCGAGAACATTGGCTTTGCCATACCTATTAATGAGGCCAAGCAAGCATATGAGAGCCTAAAAAGTCGCGGTAAGATAGTGCGCCCGTATCTCGGAGTACGCTATATGCCGATTACTAAGGAGCTGGCGGCCAGCAATAGTCTGCCTGTCTCAGAAGGCGCTTACGTAACTGCCGGAGGTGAGGAGCTGGCAGTTATACCCGGTAGCCCTGCCTCGAAGGTGGGACTAAGAGAAGGTGACATTATCGTGAAAGTGGTAGGTAAAAAAGTAGATAATAATAACACCCTCTCAAGCTTAATAAGCCGTCGTAGAGTGGGCGAAAAGGTAGCTCTTACCATCTTACGTGACGGGAAAGAGTTAACTATAGGTGCAACGCTGGAAGAATCTCCCGGCTAA